A window from Drosophila kikkawai strain 14028-0561.14 chromosome 2L, DkikHiC1v2, whole genome shotgun sequence encodes these proteins:
- the LOC108074542 gene encoding hypodermin-A-like: MLEKYFIVLCTAALLSAEGIPEQQERIIGGDYVPIEDVPWQVALLRNEKHFCGGSIYNQRVILTAAHCVKGKKLRGLSVRAGSALKNFGGQLVSVDRVILHQDYVSSTDTLENDIAVLFLASPLELGPTVQPIKLAEESPEPGTNVLVTGWGALHDRPFLFFKEILLRTILTIVDRNECFEAYIADNFAIPIQEAQWLLCTPKDLLASFLVCIHVLGNSPSSILTSQR, encoded by the exons atGTTGGAAAAGTACTTTATTGTTCTCTGTACAGCTGCCCTTTTGTCTGCAGAGGGGATACCAGAGCAGCAAGAACGGATCATTGGCGGAGATTACGTGCCTATCGAGGATGTTCCTTGGCAAGTGGCTCTTCTTCGAAATGAAAAGCATTTTTGCGGAGGATCCATCTACAACCAGAGGGTTATCCTGACTGCCGCCCATTGTGTTAAAGGAAAAAAACTCAGAGGTCTATCAGTTCGGGCTGGATCCGCTCTTaaaaattttggaggacaactTGTCTCGGTCGATCGTGTTATTCTGCACCAAGATTATGTTTCCAGTACTGATACTCTGGAAAACGATATAGCTGTACTGTTTCTGGCCTCTCCACTTGAGCTGGGACCAACAGTGCAGCCCATCAAACTGGCTGAAGAATCACCAGAGCCAGGAACAAATGTTTTGGTCACAGGATGGGGCGCTCTGCACGATAGGCCGTTCctattttttaaggaaattttgcTGAGAACTATCCTTACCATCGTGGATCGCAATGAATGCTTTGAAGCTTATATTGCCGACAACTTTGCAATTCCA ATTCAGGAGGCCCAGTGGTTACTTTGCACCCCCAAAGACTTATTGGCATCGTTTCTGGTGTGCATACATGTGCTGGGGAACTCCCCGAGTTCCATACTGACGTCGCAGCGCTAA
- the LOC108074543 gene encoding vesicle-associated membrane protein-associated protein A isoform X2 translates to MELLSVSPQQLTFYAPYHGPQRRILTLLNPTHMVVLFKIKSNAFRHYRLRPNAGKVEPYATIEVRICLQCFDFHEDQNLPREQIYTKCLPINLENKPLFLSKCGPESPCLEKMVMERNRPLRPFCPKCAVPSGPKKYQENGIKIVVIITVFLLAVFLTAYLLVREKLQSSIQNHLPFIHKDNSQDSCTDSSSCTCSSLEGCDSLDSCISPEISRINSI, encoded by the exons ATGGAGCTGCTGAGCGTGAGTCCACAACAACTGACCTTCTATGCCCCGTACCATGGTCCACAGAGGCGAATACTGACCCTGCTGAATCCCACCCATATGGTGGTTCTATTCAAG ATCAAGTCAAATGCCTTTAGGCACTATCGTTTGAGGCCCAATGCTGGAAAGGTGGAACCCTATGCCACAATCGAGGTCCGGATCTGCCTGCAGTGCTTTGACTTTCACGAGGACCAAAA CCTTCCTCGGGAGCAAATTTACACCAAATGCCTGCCCATTAACCTGGAAAACAAACCCCTTTTCCTATCCAAATGTGGTCCGGAGTCACCCTGTTTGGAGAAAATGGTCATGGAAAGAAATCGTCCGCTGAGACCTTTCTGCCCCAAGTGTGCAGTACCTTCGGGACCGAAAAAATACCAGGAAAATGGAATTAAAATCGTGGTTATCATCACAGTCTTCCTGCTTGCAG TTTTTCTTACAGCATATTTGCTAGTGCGGGAGAAGCTACAGAGCTCTATTCAAAATCACTTACCATTCATTCATAAAGATAACTCTCAAGATAGTTGTACGGATAGCTCATCATGTACTTGTAGCTCCTTAGAAGGTTGTGACTCACTAGACAGTTGTATAAGTCCTGAAATTTCCAGAATAAATTCTATTTAG
- the robl22E gene encoding dynein light chain roadblock-type 2, with product MSAEVEELLKRFQALKNVIGIVVVDNDGIPIKTTLEYNLTLHYVALMQTLREKARQVVQDLDATNEFTFLRLRTLLHEVMLCPQDDYFIMVLQNPCD from the coding sequence ATGTCTGCCGAAGTCGAAGAATTGCTAAAACGTTTCCAGGCGCTCAAGAACGTCATCGGTATCGTCGTGGTGGACAACGATGGGATACCGATCAAGACCACCTTGGAGTACAACTTGACGCTGCACTATGTGGCCCTGATGCAGACGCTGCGGGAGAAGGCGCGCCAGGTGGTCCAGGATCTGGACGCCACCAATGAGTTTACCTTCCTGCGGCTGCGAACGCTCCTGCACGAGGTGATGCTGTGTCCGCAGGACGATTACTTCATCATGGTGCTTCAGAATCCCTGCGACTAG
- the LOC108074541 gene encoding trypsin beta-like, with translation MFLKCLLAVLVTSLVSAERLPGPEERIIGGNHMVIEEAPYHVGILEYGVHKCGGAIYSERIVLTAAHCLNASNAEIYSVRAGSSFPNFGGQVVDVQEAYRHEDFKYTTIKNVTLVANDIAVLLLKDRINLNTQRTRSIQLAKKNPATGTECRVTGWGDTIFGSNLGAPRLLGARLNISDYKLCRTKYFTKLLGVTKGMICAYTPGKDSCNFDSGGPLVSLPDLKLIGIVSWGYKCAEPDFPGIYTSVFSFRDWIKNTISKIQKNTIHN, from the coding sequence atgtttcttaAGTGCCTACTAGCAGTCCTTGTGACATCTCTTGTGTCTGCAGAACGACTTCCTGGACCTGAAGAACGGATCATTGGTGGTAATCATATGGTCATCGAAGAAGCACCTTACCATGTGGGCATTTTGGAATATGGCGTACATAAATGTGGAGGCGCCATATACAGTGAGAGGATCGTTTTGACAGCAGCTCATTGCTTAAACGCCTCAAATGCCGAAATCTATTCAGTCCGAGCTGGGTCAAGCTTCCCGAATTTCGGTGGTCAAGTGGTGGATGTGCAAGAAGCGTACCGACATGAGGACTTCAAATATACTACAATCAAAAATGTAACGTTGGTTGCCAACGATATTGCTGTACTCCTTTTAAAGGATCGCATTAATCTAAATACCCAAAGGACGCGGAGTATCCAACTGGCTAAAAAGAATCCAGCAACTGGAACTGAATGCAGAGTCACTGGTTGGGGTGATACTATTTTCGGATCCAATTTGGGCGCTCCACGATTACTTGGCGCCCGTCTCAACATTTCGGATTATAAACTTTGCCGTACCAAATATTTTACTAAGTTACTAGGAGTTACTAAAGGTATGATTTGTGCCTATACGCCAGGTAAAGACTCATGCAATTTCGATTCTGGAGGTCCTTTGGTAAGCTTGCCAGACTTGAAGCTTATTGGCATCGTTTCCTGGGGATATAAATGCGCAGAGCCCGACTTTCCTGGAATATATACAAGCGTGTTTTCCTTTAGAGATTGGATCAAGAATACAATAAGTAAAATTCAGAAGAATACGATTCATAACTGA
- the LOC108074544 gene encoding myosin-2 essential light chain produces the protein MLKADNQCHTSSKHPSLTKAVINRQKSSNRPPPPPCPKPKRSHILEMHDIFLKHDSRGDNKIAVGSLGDCLRAMGANPSQQVIKKHISLLETGTIRRISFDEVMAIYSSLGKCATKPSARRRQAQEDEFTFSLRLYDVDNSGYMPASRLRRILTRCEDCMTEAEVNELLAGRIDAHGMVNYGQLIHDIVNG, from the coding sequence ATGTTGAAAGCAGACAATCAATGCCACACCTCATCCAAACATCCATCATTAACCAAAGCGGTCATCAATCGTCAGAAGAGCAGCAACCGGCCACCTCCGCCTCCGTGTCCCAAGCCAAAGAGAAGCCACATCCTGGAAATGCACGATATATTCCTAAAGCACGACAGCCGTGGGGACAACAAGATCGCCGTTGGCTCTCTGGGTGACTGCCTTAGGGCAATGGGCGCCAATCCCAGCCAGCAGGTGATTAAGAAGCACATCAGCCTACTGGAGACTGGCACCATTCGGCGCATCTCCTTCGACGAGGTCATGGCCATATACAGCAGCCTTGGCAAATGTGCAACCAAGCCGAGTGCACGCAGGAGACAGGCCCAGGAAGATGAGTTCACATTCAGTCTGCGGCTCTACGATGTCGACAACTCCGGTTACATGCCAGCATCAAGGCTCCGGCGTATCCTTACACGCTGCGAGGATTGCATGACCGAAGCCGAGGTGAACGAACTGCTAGCGGGAAGGATCGATGCCCATGGTATGGTTAACTACGGACAACTGATCCACGACATTGTCAACGGTTAG
- the LOC108074543 gene encoding uncharacterized protein isoform X1 translates to MELLSVSPQQLTFYAPYHGPQRRILTLLNPTHMVVLFKIKSNAFRHYRLRPNAGKVEPYATIEVRICLQCFDFHEDQKYNHYLSIQSFLKPENCFNGETTLAFFRSLPREQIYTKCLPINLENKPLFLSKCGPESPCLEKMVMERNRPLRPFCPKCAVPSGPKKYQENGIKIVVIITVFLLAVFLTAYLLVREKLQSSIQNHLPFIHKDNSQDSCTDSSSCTCSSLEGCDSLDSCISPEISRINSI, encoded by the exons ATGGAGCTGCTGAGCGTGAGTCCACAACAACTGACCTTCTATGCCCCGTACCATGGTCCACAGAGGCGAATACTGACCCTGCTGAATCCCACCCATATGGTGGTTCTATTCAAG ATCAAGTCAAATGCCTTTAGGCACTATCGTTTGAGGCCCAATGCTGGAAAGGTGGAACCCTATGCCACAATCGAGGTCCGGATCTGCCTGCAGTGCTTTGACTTTCACGAGGACCAAAAgtataatcattatttaagCATTCAATCTTTTCTCAAGCCCGAAAACTGTTTTAACGGCGAAACCACCTTGGCCTTTTTCCGAAGCCTTCCTCGGGAGCAAATTTACACCAAATGCCTGCCCATTAACCTGGAAAACAAACCCCTTTTCCTATCCAAATGTGGTCCGGAGTCACCCTGTTTGGAGAAAATGGTCATGGAAAGAAATCGTCCGCTGAGACCTTTCTGCCCCAAGTGTGCAGTACCTTCGGGACCGAAAAAATACCAGGAAAATGGAATTAAAATCGTGGTTATCATCACAGTCTTCCTGCTTGCAG TTTTTCTTACAGCATATTTGCTAGTGCGGGAGAAGCTACAGAGCTCTATTCAAAATCACTTACCATTCATTCATAAAGATAACTCTCAAGATAGTTGTACGGATAGCTCATCATGTACTTGTAGCTCCTTAGAAGGTTGTGACTCACTAGACAGTTGTATAAGTCCTGAAATTTCCAGAATAAATTCTATTTAG
- the LOC108074487 gene encoding xaa-Pro aminopeptidase ApepP-like — translation MLIKCLILLSAAILLTASKIPEPGERLGDELTIVKNAAATSDTTSILVQLRELMNSVQVGNSTGIVAYIVPSTDAHQSEYLSRHDERRAFVTGFDGSAGTAVVTTNAALLWTDSRYHLQAEQQLDDNWELMKQGLSGVPSIGVWLAQNLTAGSFVGVDPRLMSFREWQTIETQLISAGIKLVPVEENLVDKVWGNEQPAQNANPIDTLKLQVAGKTIARKWEDVRQQMKQKSVDALVVSALDEIAWLLNLRGSDIEFNPVFFSYMIVTEDKLQLFVDLVKIPADFDKHQLRNNVTVTLSSYEKISLEIRKIVLKKKSNIWIAPTSSYYLTALIPESRRLQAVTPVNLLKAIKNPVEAQGFVNSHIRDGVALCQYFAWLENQLKLGREVDEISGAKKLEYFRGSKENYVRPSFETISASGPHASLAHYNPSNDTKRRITDKEIYLCDSGAQYLDGTTDVTRTLHFGEPTDFEKEAYTRVLKGQLSLGSAVFPALVKGQVLDTLARKALWDVGLDYGHGTGHGVGHYLNVHEGPMAVGPGYVADDPGLQANMFISNEPGFYQDDDFGIRIEDIVQIVPAQTAYNFTNRGALTFRTVTMCPKQTKMIKKELLSEAEVKLLNSYHQLVWDTLAPVLVGQKDLFTLSWLKKEVKAI, via the coding sequence ATGCTTATAAAATGCCTTATTCTTCTCTCCGCAGCGATTCTGCTGACTGCAAGTAAGATTCCCGAACCAGGAGAACGGCTTGGAGATGAGCTGACCATTGTCAAGAATGCAGCTGCAACAAGCGACACCACATCGATATTGGTCCAGCTAAGGGAGCTGATGAACAGTGTCCAGGTGGGCAACTCCACCGGTATTGTGGCTTATATAGTGCCCTCCACCGATGCCCATCAGTCGGAGTACCTGAGCCGGCATGACGAGCGGCGCGCCTTTGTcaccggcttcgatggctCAGCAGGAACAGCGGTGGTGACCACCAATGCCGCCCTCCTCTGGACCGACAGTCGCTACCACCTGCAGgcagagcagcagctggaCGACAACTGGGAACTGATGAAGCAAGGGCTGAGCGGCGTTCCTTCCATCGGAGTCTGGTTAGCCCAGAACCTCACAGCTGGCAGCTTCGTGGGCGTAGATCCCCGCCTGATGTCGTTCCGTGAATGGCAAACCATCGAAACCCAGCTGATCTCCGCGGGAATTAAACTGGTGCCCGTCGAGGAAAACCTTGTGGACAAAGTTTGGGGCAACGAACAGCCCGCTCAAAACGCCAATCCCATAGATACGCTCAAGCTGCAGGTCGCGGGCAAGACCATTGCCAGGAAATGGGAAGATGTGCGCCAGCAGATGAAGCAGAAGAGTGTGGACGCATTGGTGGTTAGTGCCCTTGACGAGATCGCCTGGCTGCTCAACCTGCGCGGATCAGACATTGAGTTTAACCCCGTATTCTTCTCCTACATGATTGTGACTGAGGACAAGCTACAGCTCTTTGTGGATCTGGTGAAAATCCCCGCTGACTTTGACAAACACCAATTGAGGAACAATGTCACTGTAACCCTCTCTTCCTACGAAAAAATTTCCCTGGAGATTCGTAAAATCGTGTTGAAGAAGAAGTCTAATATCTGGATTGCACCCACCAGCAGCTACTACCTCACCGCCTTGATTCCTGAGTCCCGAAGACTCCAGGCAGTGACGCCCGTGAACCTACTGAAGGCGATTAAGAACCCAGTTGAGGCCCAGGGCTTCGTCAACAGCCACATCCGGGACGGAGTGGCTCTCTGCCAGTACTTCGCCTGGCTTGAAAACCAACTGAAGCTGGGCAGGGAGGTGGACGAGATATCCGGCGCCAAAAAATTGGAGTATTTTCGGGGATCAAAGGAAAACTATGTGAGGCCTAGCTTTGAGACGATCAGTGCTTCTGGACCCCATGCATCTCTGGCTCACTATAACCCAAGCAACGACACGAAGAGGAGGATAACCGACAAGGAAATCTACCTGTGCGACTCGGGAGCTCAGTACTTAGACGGCACCACGGATGTGACGAGGACTCTTCACTTTGGTGAACCCACTGACTTCGAAAAGGAGGCCTACACTCGTGTCCTTAAGGGACAGCTGAGTCTCGGTTCCGCTGTATTTCCCGCCTTAGTGAAGGGTCAAGTTCTGGACACTCTGGCGAGGAAGGCCCTCTGGGACGTTGGACTGGACTATGGTCACGGAACTGGTCACGGAGTCGGTCATTACCTCAATGTTCACGAGGGTCCAATGGCCGTGGGACCAGGTTATGTAGCCGACGATCCCGGCCTGCAGGCGAACATGTTCATCTCCAACGAACCTGGTTTCTACCAGGACGATGATTTCGGCATCCGCATCGAGGACATTGTCCAAATTGTGCCCGCCCAAACGgcttacaattttacaaatcGCGGAGCCCTGACCTTCAGAACCGTCACCATGTGCCCGAAGCAAACGAAGATGATCAAGAAGGAGCTTTTGTCCGAGGCGGAGGTGAAGCTGCTCAATAGCTATCACCAACTAGTTTGGGACACCTTGGCACCTGTATTGGTCGGTCAAAAAGATCTATTCACCTTGTCCTGGCTGAAGAAGGAAGTCAAAGCGATTTAA
- the LOC108074543 gene encoding vesicle-associated membrane protein/synaptobrevin-binding protein isoform X3 — translation MELLSVSPQQLTFYAPYHGPQRRILTLLNPTHMVVLFKIKSNAFRHYRLRPNAGKVEPYATIEVRICLQCFDFHEDQKYNHYLSIQSFLKPENCFNGETTLAFFRSLPREQIYTKCLPINLENKPLFLSKCGPESPCLEKMVMERNRPLRPFCPKCAVPSGPKKYQENGIKIVVIITVFLLAGSPQFPCHEKPHGTPWTFQE, via the exons ATGGAGCTGCTGAGCGTGAGTCCACAACAACTGACCTTCTATGCCCCGTACCATGGTCCACAGAGGCGAATACTGACCCTGCTGAATCCCACCCATATGGTGGTTCTATTCAAG ATCAAGTCAAATGCCTTTAGGCACTATCGTTTGAGGCCCAATGCTGGAAAGGTGGAACCCTATGCCACAATCGAGGTCCGGATCTGCCTGCAGTGCTTTGACTTTCACGAGGACCAAAAgtataatcattatttaagCATTCAATCTTTTCTCAAGCCCGAAAACTGTTTTAACGGCGAAACCACCTTGGCCTTTTTCCGAAGCCTTCCTCGGGAGCAAATTTACACCAAATGCCTGCCCATTAACCTGGAAAACAAACCCCTTTTCCTATCCAAATGTGGTCCGGAGTCACCCTGTTTGGAGAAAATGGTCATGGAAAGAAATCGTCCGCTGAGACCTTTCTGCCCCAAGTGTGCAGTACCTTCGGGACCGAAAAAATACCAGGAAAATGGAATTAAAATCGTGGTTATCATCACAGTCTTCCTGCTTGCAG GTTCCCCGCAGTTCCCATGCCATGAGAAGCCCCATGGAACACCGTGGACATTCCAAGAGTAA